Proteins from one Desmodus rotundus isolate HL8 chromosome 9, HLdesRot8A.1, whole genome shotgun sequence genomic window:
- the LOC112312691 gene encoding tripartite motif-containing protein 60-like: MEFVTALADFQAGASCPICSDYLKDPVTINCGHNFCLSCISMSWKDLTDTFPCPFCRYCCPERKFASNPQLGNLTEIAKLLQIRRSKRKRQEEKLLCKKHNQVLTFFCQKDLEVLCPQCSFSDDHRSHYVWPIEKAAPYHRERLGYCLEPWKERVEQIERVITMQTRKSLELKKKVEYRREEIRSEFEQLLLFLQNEQETVLQQLQDEEMNILTKLNENITEFSDHVSTLKYLLKEIDSKHVKSKLEFLTDVKSIYHRYKTLKAPEPFSFQLKEYGYHLPPQYSGLNKIIKHFQVDVFLDPETAHRRLTVSDDRKTVQYGNRMQNLPHNPRRFYLCPVVLGSEGYNSGRQYWEVEVKDKPEWALGVCKDSIPRRRKSQNPSILLQDGLWCIKRGGPINYAALGPKKVNLLPKVIPSKIGIFLDYELGEVSFYNLSDRSLLYVFNDYFTGALWPYFHTGTNSKPLKICTVTDLE; this comes from the coding sequence ATGGAGTTCGTGACAGCCCTGGCAGACTTTCAAGCAGGGGCTAGCTGTCCCATCTGTTCGGACTACTTGAAAGACCCAGTGACCATTAACTGTGGGCATAACTTCTGTCTCTCCTGCATCAGTATGTCGTGGAAGGATCTAACTGAtactttcccctgccctttcTGCCGATATTGCTGTCCAGAAAGGAAATTTGCAAGCAACCCCCAGCTGGGCAATTTGACTGAAATTGCTAAGCTACTCCAGATaagaagaagcaagaggaagagaCAAGAAGAGAAGCTTTTATGTAAAAAGCACAATCAGGTTTTGACCTTTTTCTGTCAAAAGGACTTAGAGGTTTTATGTCCACAGTGTAGTTTCTCTGATGATCACCGGAGTCATTATGTTTGGCCCATAGAGAAGGCTGCCCCCTATCATCGGGAAAGATTGGGATATTGCCTTGAACCATGGAAAGAGAGAGTGGAACAAATTGAAAGGGTGATAACTATGCAAACCAGAAAATCACTGGAACTGAAGAAGAAGGTAGAATATAGGAGAGAAGAAATAAGGTCTGAATTTGAGCAACTTCTGTTGTTTCTCCAAAATGAGCAAGAGACTGTTCTTCAGCAATTACaagatgaagaaatgaatattttaacaaaactaaatgaaaacataacaGAATTTTCAGATCATGTTTCCAcattaaaatatctattaaagGAGATAGACAGCAAACATGTGAAGTCAAAACTGGAATTCCTGACAGATGTTAAAAGTATCTACCATAGATATAAAACCTTAAAGGCCCCTGAACCTTTTTCATTCCAGTTAAAAGAATATGGTTACCATCTTCCTCCACAATATTCTGGCCTAAACAAAATTATCAAGCATTTTCAAGTTGATGTGTTTCTAGATCCTGAAACAGCACATCGTAGACTTACTGTTTCAGATGATAGAAAAACTGTACAATATGGAAATAGAATGCAAAACTTACCTCATAACCCAAGGAGATTTTATCTCTGCCCAGTTGTTCTGGGTTCTGAGGGATATAATTCAGGCAGACAGTATTGGGAGGTAGAAGTGAAAGACAAGCCTGAATGGGCCTTGGGTGTCTGTAAAGACTCTATtcccagaagaagaaagagtCAGAATCCTTCGATTTTATTACAGGATGGGTTGTGGTGTATCAAACGAGGTGGTCCAATTAATTATGCTGCACTGGGTCCTAAAAAAGTTAATCTTCTGCCAAAAGTAATACCTAGTAAGATTGGCATTTTTTTAGACTATGAATTGGGTGAGGTTTCCTTTTACAACTTGAGTGATAGatctcttctttatgtttttaatgattattttacaGGAGCACTTTGGCCCTACTTCCATACTGGAACTAACTCAAAACCTCTTAAAATCTGTACAGTAACAGATTTGGAATAA
- the LOC112312330 gene encoding tripartite motif-containing protein 75-like → MEVEAALAGLQAEVNCPICLDDLRDPATIECGHNFCRSCIQQSWTDLRDKYPCPVCRHSCQERDLRSNTQLGRMIDTAKLLQITKSKKQQQEERRLCENHNQVLTLFCEEDLEVLCPLCTQPPDHQGHQVRPMEKAAARHRRRLSSYIEPLKKQVADVQKLITTQDRKLLELRDEVQNRRRKLATEFEHLTQSVEQEQEAVLSRLAEEEKDIQQKLSANTSAFADHISSLNSLLNVVAEKSVMSDVKLLTDIKSVLHSCESLKPPDVCWVQLRGEGCSLPPQYSALQKIIQKFREEVTLDPETAHPNLLVSKDRKSVTFVKKKQRVSRNPRRFMTDPVVLGSEEFDCGRHYWEVQVDDKPEWTVGICKASLTRERKRSPPGQNRCWTIQLQNGDYVARGPAPVILVLKENPRGIGIYLDYELGQVSFYSLNDRSHIHSFMDKFFEVLKPYFRIGCDPKPLTICSVRDYEGDL, encoded by the coding sequence ATGGAGGTTGAAGCAGCTCTGGCAGGACTCCAGGCAGAAGTCAACTGTCCCATTTGTCTGGATGACCTGAGAGACCCTGCCACCATCGAATGTGGGCACAACTTCTGTCGCTCCTGCATCCAGCAGTCCTGGACTGATCTGCGGGACAAGTACCCTTGCCCTGTGTGTCGTCACTCATGCCAAGAGAGGGACTTGAGGAGCAACACCCAGCTGGGAAGGATGATTGACACTGCCAAGCTCCTCCAGATCACCAAGagcaagaagcagcagcaggaagagaggCGCTTGTGCGAGAACCACAACCAGGTCCTGACCCTCTTCTGTGAGGAGGACCTAGAGGTGTTGTGTCCCCTGTGCACTCAGCCCCCCGACCACCAGGGCCACCAGGTGAGGCCCATGGAGAAGGCCGCTGCCCGTCACAGGCGAAGGCTCAGCAGCTACATTGAGCCCCTCAAGAAGCAGGTGGCAGACGTTCAGAAACTAATAACCACCCAAGACAGGAAACTGTTGGAACTGAGAGACGAAGTGCAAAACCGGAGAAGGAAGTTAGCCACTGAATTTGAGCACCTCACACAATCTGTAGAACAGGAGCAAGAGGCCGTTCTTTCAAGGTTAGCTGAAGAAGAGAAGGATATTCAGCAGAAACTCAGTGCGAACACAAGTGCATTTGCAGACCACATTTCCAGCCTGAACAGTCTCCTAAACGTGGTGGCAGAGAAGAGTGTGATGTCAGATGTGAAGTTGCTGACGGACATCAAGAGTGTCCTGCACAGCTGTGAAAGCCTGAAACCCCCAGATGTGTGTTGGGTCCAGTTACGGGGAGAAGGGTGCAGTCTTCCCCCGCAGTATTCAGCCCTGCAGAAAATTATACAGAAATTTAGAGAAGAAGTTACTCTGGATCCTGAGACAGCACATCCTAATCTGCTTGTGTCTAAGGACAGAAAGTCGGTGACATTtgtgaagaaaaagcaaagagttTCTCGGAATCCAAGGAGATTTATGACTGACCCAGTTGTCCTGGGTTCTGAAGAGTTTGATTGTGGCCGACATTACTGGGAGGTCCAGGTGGATGACAAGCCTGAGTGGACTGTGGGCATCTGTAAAGCCTCCCTGACCAGGGAGAGAAAGCGGTCCCCACCAGGACAGAACAGATGTTGGACAATTCAGCTGCAGAATGGTGATTATGTGGCGCGAGGGCCTGCTCCTGTCATCCTTGTGCTGAAGGAGAATCCCAGAGGGATTGGCATCTATCTGGACTATGAGTTGGGGCAGGTTTCGTTTTACAGTTTGAATGACAGGTCTCACATCCATTCTTTCATGGATAAATTTTTTGAAGTGCTAAAGCCTTACTTCCGTATTGGATGTGATCCTAAACCTCTTACAATCTGTTCTGTAAGAGATTACGAAGGTGACCTGTGA